In one Candidatus Margulisiibacteriota bacterium genomic region, the following are encoded:
- a CDS encoding Mov34/MPN/PAD-1 family protein, with amino-acid sequence MFIITERQYSIIMKQAQDCWPMETGGFLGGHDNKILGVLPIPNKNPGDQTTQFALTGDDIELAYRFLVKHKLEYLGVYHTHPRGIPYPSPQDLAHNQKYLFIVGLQDRRKPELYAWRVENKQVFAEDIKIISDFGATVIDIRTGQPKLTENSAKEAADKLAHDIDTMISGKMPDYPKLEPGDWDPSTFSTYA; translated from the coding sequence ATGTTTATTATTACGGAACGGCAATATAGCATTATCATGAAACAGGCGCAGGATTGCTGGCCAATGGAAACCGGCGGGTTCCTGGGGGGGCATGACAACAAAATCCTGGGAGTCCTGCCGATCCCCAACAAAAACCCAGGTGACCAGACGACCCAATTTGCCCTGACCGGAGACGACATCGAGCTCGCTTACCGTTTTCTGGTCAAACACAAGCTGGAGTATCTGGGGGTCTATCACACCCATCCGCGCGGCATCCCCTATCCTTCGCCGCAAGACCTGGCCCATAACCAAAAATATCTTTTTATCGTCGGCTTGCAAGACCGGCGCAAACCGGAGCTTTACGCCTGGCGGGTGGAAAACAAGCAGGTCTTCGCGGAAGACATTAAAATTATCAGCGACTTTGGCGCGACGGTTATTGATATCCGCACCGGCCAGCCGAAACTGACCGAAAACTCAGCAAAAGAAGCAGCCGATAAATTAGCACACGATATCGATACCATGATCTCCGGGAAAATGCCCGACTACCCAAAACTTGAACCGGGTGACTGGGACCCGTCCACTTTTAGCACTTATGCGTAA